TGCTGGCGGTTAGCCACCAGTACAACCCGACGGAGGTGACGGACGCGCCGGGCCGCCCGGACCTGATCGGCAACGAGGTGCAGGGGAGCCCGACGCACCGGGCCATGCTGCGGGTCGGCCACATCGATCCGACGACCCTCGAAGTGGTCGCCACGGCGCGCTATCTGGGTGCCCGCTTCGACAACGACCTCAACACGGGCGAGATCGCGGGCTCGTTCCTGGTCGACCTCCGCTTCCGCCGCCGGCTGACGAGCCGGCTGAGCGCCTTCGCGAGCGTGCAGAACATCTTCGATGCGGTCGCCGAAATGTCCCACGACGCGAACGGCTTCATCCGGGTGGGCGCGCCCCGAACCCTCGTGGGCGGCCTGCGGGTGCGCTTCGGCGGCTGACCCGGCGCGTCAGTCGTCGAGGGCGAGCCGTGACATGAGGGTGTCAATCTCCTGGCGGAGTTCGGCCACGAGGTCGTCGAGCGGGATGATCCGGCTCTCGCGGACGCCGCGGTGGCTGAGTTCGGCGCCCCCCGCCTCCAGCGAGCGCTCGCCGATGACGAGGCGCAGCGGGAGGCCGCGCAGGTCGGCGTCGTTGAACTTCACGCCGGCGCGGAGGTCCCGCCGGTCGTCGTAGATCACCTCGATCCCGCCGGCGCACAGCTCCTCGAACACCCGGTCCGCGGTCGCCCACGTTTCCTCCTCGCGCGCGAGCGAGACGAGTGAAACGTGATACGGGGCGACGGAGATCGGCAGCTTGAGGCCGTAGTCGTCCCGGTGTTCCTCGGCCACGCAGGCCAGGAGGCGCCCGGTCCCGATCCCGTACGAGCCCATCCAGATCGGGCGCTCGGTCCCGTCCTCGTCCGTGTACGTCGCCTCCAGCCCCTCGGAATAGCGGGTGCCGAGCTGGAAGATGTTCCCCACCTCCACGCCGCGGGCCATGCGCAGCCCGTCGTCGCAGCGCCCGCACCGCGCGCCCTCGAAGGCGAGGGCGACGGATCCGACCACGGTGGGCTCGTAGTCGCGGCCGCAGCAGACGTTGCGGAGGTGGTAGTCCGTCTCGTTCGCCCCGAGCACCAGGTTCGGCGATTCCACGACCCAGCGGTCGACGACGAAGATCGCGGCGCCGGGCTCGACGCCCACCGGCGAGGCGAATCCCGGCACCATGCCGGCCGCCGCGATGTCCTCCTCGTGCGCCGGGCGAAGTTCGAGCGCGCCCGCGAGGTTCTGGACCTGGATCGGGTTCACCTCGAGGTCGCCGCGCACGATCGCCGCGATCAGCTTCTCTTCGCGCGCTCCCTCCTCCCCCGCGAAGCTGCCCATGTAGAAGACCATCTTCCCGGTCTCCGGCGCGGAGATCCCGAGCAGCCCCGTCACCTCCTCGATCGTGGCCGTGCCCGGCGTGTGGACGCGCTCCAGCGGCGACATCTCGCCTTCCCGGGGCTCCAGCGTGAACTCGGCGACCTCCCGGTTCGCGGCGTAGCCGCAGGCGTCGCAGAGCGCGAGGCTGTCTTCGCCGATCGGCGTCACGTACATGAACTCATGGGCGATCTTGCCGCCCATCATCCCCGTATCGCTCCGCACGGCCGTGAGCGGCAGGGCGCAGCGGCGCCCGATGCGCTCGTACGCCTCGTAGTGCCGGTCGTACTGCTTCGCGAGCCCTTCCGGGTCCCGATCGAGCGAGTAGGAATCCTTCATGATGAATTCGCGCACGCGAATGAGGCCGCCGCGGGAGCGGAGTTCGTCCCGGAACTTGGTCTGCATGTGGTAGACCATGGCCGGGAGCTGCCGGTAGGACTGGATCTCCGACGCCGCGTGGAAGGCCACCACCTCCTCGTGCGTCATCGCGAGGAGCAGGTCGCGCTCGCGGCGGTCGACGAACCGCGCCATGGTCGCATCGATGTCGTACCAGCGGCCCGTCGCCTGCCACAGCTCCGCCGGGTGCACGACGGGCATCGACAGCTCCTGCCCGTCGATCTGGTCCATCTCCTCGCGCAGGATCTGCTCGATCTTCCTCAGGGACCGCCACGCGAGCGGCAGGTAGGAGAAGATGCCCGCCGCGATCTGGCGGACGTAGCCGGCCCTCAGGAGGAGGCTGTGGGACTCGATCTCGGTTTCCCCCGGCGCCTGGCGCAGGGTCATGCCGAAGAGATTCGAGACTCGCTGTCCTGTGCGTTCGGTTCGATTCACGGGTCGACCGCTCGGAGTGGTTCGGAATGGGCTCGGAATGGTAACGGGTTCCGCCGGACGGCGCGGAGAGACACGCGACGCTAACCGGCCCGCTGTCCACAGGCCAGCGGTTCGATAAGATATCGACCGGGCACCGGCTCGGCCCGACACCGATACGACCTCATCCCCGGAGTGACCCGTGCTTCGAAGGCCCGCAGCGCTCAGCGCGAAGCCCGTCATGATCGTCGTCCTCGCCACCGCCGTGGCGATCCCCCTAGCCGCCCGCCCGCTGCGCGGCCAGGAAGCCGGGCAACCCGCGGCGGAACTCGCGGCGCTGCACAACATCGTGGCGGCCGTCTCGACCGCGCGCGTGGAAGCCGACATCCGCCGGCTCGCGGGCTTCGGCACCCGCCACACGCTGTCCGACACGCTGTCCGACACCCGCGGGATCGGGGCCGCCCGGCGCTGGATCAAGGCCGAGTTCGATGCAATCTCCGCGGCGTGCGGCGGGTGCCTGGAGGTCTCGTACCAGACGTCCCTCGTCGTCGGCGCGGCGCGCATCCCCGAGGAGACGGCCATCGTCAACGTGCTCGCGATCCAGCGCGGGACGACGGACCCGGGCCGCTACGTCGTGATGTCGGGCGACATCGACTCGCGCGCTACGGGCGCCCTCGACGGCGTCACCGACGCGCCCGGCGCGAACGACAACGCGTCCGGGATGGCCGGCGTCCTGGAGGCCGCGCGCGTCCTCACGCAGTACGAGTTCAACGGATCCATCATCTACGCCGGGCTGTCCGGCGAAGAGCAGGGGCTGTTCGGCGGACGGCACATGGCCGAGGTCGCGCTCGACGAGGGCTGGCGCCTCCAGGCGGTGCTGAACAACGACATGATCGGCAACATCCAGGGCCAGAACGGCGTCTCGGACAACACCATCGCGCGCATCTTCGCCGAGGGCACGCGGGCGGACGAGACCGAGCAGGTCGCCGGGCGGCGGCGCGTCACCGGGGGCGAGGTGGACTCCCCGTCGCGGAACCTGGCCCGTTTCGTCGACCGTCTCGTCGACGGCTACGTCCCGAATCTCGACATGATGATGGTGTACCGGCTGGACCGGTTCGGACGCGGCGGACACCACCGGCCGTTCAACGACGCCGGCTTCCCCGCCGTCCGGATCATGGAGGCGAACGAGGACTACCGGCGCCAGCACCAGGACATCCGCGTGGAAGATGGCGTCGAGTACGGCGACGTGATCGACGAAGTCGAGTTCGATTTCGCCGCCAAGCTGACGGCGGTCAACGCGATCTCGCTCGCCGCCATGGCCTGGGCTCCCGCGCCCCCGCGGAACGTCGCGATCCAGGGCGCCGTCCGGCCGTCCACGACGCTCAGGTGGGACCCGGTTCCCCCGGACCGCGCCCCGAACCTCGCGGGATACCGCGTCTACTGGCGGCTCACCGATGCGCCGCAGTGGCAGTGGAGCGTCTTCGCGGGCGACGTGACGGAGCACACGCTCGAGAACATCGTCATCGACAACTACCTCTTCGGCGTGGCCAGCGTGTCCGAGGACGGCTACGAGAGTCCCGTCGTCTTCCCCTGGCCCATCGGCGCCTTCGAGCCGCTGGTATGGACCCGGCCCGACCCCGGTAGCTAGAAGCCGCCAGGCGCGGCGCCGGGTGGCCCGAATCCCGGCTTCCAGTTGTCGTGCGGCTAGGCGCGGCGCCAGGCCCAGCGGAACAAGACGAAGCAGAACAGCAGGGCGACGGCGATCCACAACCCGCCCCAGACCAGCGTGGGAACGCCGGTGAGTTCGGCCAGCATCCGGGCATCCGACCGCAGCTCCGGCCGGTCGAGGATGTCGCTCTTGATGTCCAGCACCGCGTAGAGGCAACTCGTGAGGCCGAGCGCGGTGAGCAGGACGCGGTTCACCGCGGCGCTCGCCCGCCAGGCCACCGCGAGCAGCGCCGCAGAGAAGGCGAGCCCGAACGCGACGGCAAAGGACTCCTGCGCGAAGAGCAGCGTCATGCCCCCCACGGTCGCGGCGAGGACCGCGGAAAACCACGAACTGAGCGTCGGGAAGCGTTCCGCGCTCCAGATCATCAGCCCGCCCCACAGCAGACTTCCGAGATACCCCGCCGACAGGCTCAGGAACGCATTCCCGCCGGGACACCGGCACAGTCCTCCTTCGCGCGGCGTCACCTCGATGGCGAGGATCTGGCCCCCCGTCGCCAGCGTCGCCAGCCCGTGGCTGATCTCGTGCATGAGGACGACGAAGAGCTTCACGGGATACACGAAGGGCGTGTCCCAGAGGAACCAGACGACCGCGAAGAGGCCGACGAACGCGGCCAGGAAACGGACTCGCCGTTTGGATTGATCGTTCATGCGTTCCTCATACGGGATGCGCTGGGCGCCGGTGTCGGCGAGCGCGGGCCGTCACGTCGCGTCGGGCCATCACGGTGCGCCGGGCCGTCACGTGGCGATCAGGATGGCGAGCGCGACGAGCGTCATGGCCACGCCCGCGAGCGCGAATACCGGTGCCTTCCGGTCGAACCACCACCGGCAGACGGCGAAGACCAGCGAAAAGAGACCCAGCGTCGCATAGACCGGGAGCAGCGCGCCGGCCCATGCCGTGCGCTCGCTGAGCGCCAGCACGGCCAGCCCCGCGGCGAGCGTCGCGATGAAGAGGGAGCGCTCGTCGGTCAGGGGCGGCTGCGGCCAGCGCGTGGCCGGCAGCCAGCCGCCGAGGGCGAGCGGGGCCAGGAGGAACGCCTCGCCCAGCACGGTCAGCCTCCAGGCGTGCTGTGCCGGACCCGCGACCAGGAACGCGTCCGTGAACGCGGCGAACCCGGCGGACGTCGCGGAGACCGCGGCCATGAGGTAGAGCCCGAAGGCGATGATGCGACCCGAGATCCGCGCCGCGTGGAAGGTCCCCGGGGCGTCCCGGCGCAGACGAAGCGCCGGCACGGATTCCGCGGGCGATCTGCCGACGGTGCGGGGCAACCACCCGAGGCGTCCGGAGCGCCTGGACCGCTTGGACCGGGCCAGCAGCCGCGCGCCGACCCTGCGCACTTCGTCGGCCTCCGCCGCCGACAACTCCGCGCGGGCCAAGGCGGCGTCCAGTTCGTCCTCGTCCAGCAACACGCCGGCTCCCCCCTCCGGCAGCCACACATCGAGGTAGAGGTCCTCGATGACCCAAGGCGAGGACTCCAGTCGCGGGGGCCGGATGAGGTTGATGTAGTAGCCCTGGAAGGCGCCGCGGCCGTGGTAGAAGGCGCCGATCTCGAAGGGCTGCCCCGGCCGCAGGAACCACATGAGCAGGGAACCGGGCCGGAGGGTCGTGGCCTCGTCGATCCTCACCGGCGCGAAGTCGGCGTCGAGAATCTGAAGCGTGATCTTCCACCGCGGGCCGTCCGCGAGCAACTCCTGGCGGAAGCGCTGCACGTGGCTCCCGCGGCGCACCTCCACGTCTACGCGGGGTGCGTCGTCCGGGATCCGGCGCGCGGCTCGCAGCGCGCGGCGCCGTGCCCCCAGCAGGTCGAGACCCACCTACATGTCCGACGGAGACTCCGGGGCCGGCCACGGAGCGTCGGACGTGAACGACCCGTTCGTGTCGGCGAGCCTCTTCAGCCCCGGCGCCGGAGCGAAGCGGTCCCCGTGCTGCGCCTGCAGTTCCAGAAGCCGGTCGCGCACGGCCCCCGCTCCGCGAGACTCCGCCCATGCGAGCGGTCCGCCACGGAACGGCGGGAAGCCCGTGCCCAGCACCATCGCGAGATCGACGTCTCCCGGCCCCGCCACGACGCCTTCCTCCAACGCGTACATGGCTTCGTTCACGGAAATCAGCAGGCAGCGATCGATGATCTCCTCGGGTCGCACGCCGCCGCCCCCCGAGCCGAAGGCGCGGCTCACCTCCCGGTCCACGCGCTCCTCGCGATCCGAATAGGTGTAGAAGCCGCGATCGTTCTTCTTCCCCAGCCGGCCCAGACTCGTGAGCGTTTCCAGGGCCGCGGAGGGGTGCATGCGGTCGCCGAACGCCCGCGCCATCTCCTTCGCGACGTGCGCCGCCACGTCGAAACCGACCTCATCGAGCAGTCGACACGGCCCCATCGGCAGCCCGAACGCCTTCAGCGCCCGGTCGATACCGACCACGTCCGCTCCATCCTTCAGCAGGAAGCCGACCTCGTTCAGGTACGGCGCGAGAAGCCGGTTGACGATGAACCCGGGGCGGTCCGCGACGAGCACGGGCGTCTTCCCGAGCCGTCGCGCGAGCCGGACCGCCGTGGCAAGCGCCGCATCCGAAGAGGACTCCCCGCGGATGATCTCCACCAGGGGCATCCGGTGCACCGGATTGAAGAAGTGCAGCCCGACAACTCGGTCGGGGCGGGCGGCGGCCCTGCCCAGGTCCGTCACCGACAGCGAGGAAGTGTTCGTCGCGAAGACGGCGTGCCCGGGAAGTTCCGCTTCCACATCCCGAAGGACCTGTTGCTTCACGTGGAGCCGTTCGACGACGGCTTCGATCACGACATCCACATCGCCGAACCGCTCGTAGTCGAGCGTACCGTGGATGAGCGCGAACTTCAGCCCCACCTCCTCCGGCGCAATGATCCCCCGCTTGCCCGCCTTCTGGAGCAGCTCGTTCGCGTGGCGCAGTCCCACATCGAGCGCATGCCGATCGATGTCCTTGAGGATGACCGGGATGTCGTGCGCGGCGGCGAGTTCGGCGATCCCGCCGCCCATGACACCGGCCCCCAGCACGGCGACCTTCTTGACCTCCCGCTGCTGCGCCGCGATCTCGGGAGCGAAGGTCTTGTTCGCGGCCCGGCCTCCGCGGAACAGCCGAACGAGGTTTCGGGAGACGTCCGTCGTGGCCACTTCTCCCAGGGCCTCCGACTCGATGGCGAGCGCCTCATCGATCGGCAGGTCCTGCGTCTCCTCGATGACGTCGATCGCCTTCAGGGCCGCGGGGTATCGTGTCCCCGAGGCGCTGCGCACACGCTTGCGGGCGCCCCGAAACAGAAGGCGGCGACCCAGGCGGGTGTTTTCAAGGAAGCGATCTCGCGCCGTCTCATGCGGAAGTTCGCGCTCGACCCGCCCGAGCACGGCGTCCAGGGCCACCTGCGCGACGGAATGATGGAAGCCCGTGTCGTCGAAGAGTTGGTCGACGAGACCGTATCGATACGCGTGCGAGGCGGAGAGGCTCCTCCCCGTGAGGATCATCGAGAGCGCCCGCTGAATCCCGATGAGGCGGGGCAGTCGCACCGAGCCCCCGAAGCCGGGGATCAACCCGAGCTGGATCTCGGGCAGGCCGATGGTCGTCGCGGAAGCGTCCGAAGCCAGCCGCCAGTCGCAGGCCAGCGCGAGTTCCGTGCCGCCACCGAGACAGGCACCGCGAATCGCGGCGACCTTCGGGATACCGAGCCGTGCCAGCCGGTTGAAGATCCGCTGCCCCATGGCGCTCTTCCGGTGGGCGTCCTCCTCGTCCTCGACCTCGGCGATCTCGTTGACGTCGGCGCCGGCGATGAACGTGTCCGGTTTTGCGCTCCAGATGACGAGCGCGATGGGATGTCCGGTGGCGATCCGCGACTCGAGTTCCGCGAGATAGCGGTCCAGGCGCTGCATCACCTGGAGATTGAGGAGGTTCACCTGGGAGTCGGGGGCGTCGAAGATCAACCAGGCGATCTTGTCCGCGTCGATCTCGAGCCTGAGCGGCGTCGGCTTATCGGCCATGCGTTCCCCGGCTACCCGGCAGCCAGGCCCCCCCGGGGCTGCGCGCGGCGCGAACTAGTGTCGCGTCCCGGCACTAGCAGCGCTGACGCACGCCCTGTCGCAGATCGGCGTTGCCCGGCACCAGCCGCAAAGTGTCCGACGAAGCCTGGTCGACCAGCACGTTCCAGTAGAGTTCGCCGGCCGCCGTGTTCACCCGCGCGTGGATCCACCAGGGCCCGCCGGACGCCGGCGCCCACGCCACCCCATCGGCATCCGTCGTGTCCGCCAGCACCTCTCTTCCCAGCGCCATGAGGAGATCGTCCTCCATGTCGCCGTACCCCGCGAAGGCCGCTTCCTCCCAGGAATCGATGACGATGCAGATCGAATCGACGCGCTGCTGGGTGGCCTGCTGCATCTCGCTGAACTCGTCGAACGCCGCCTGTCGCTGGCGGTTCAGGGCCCGTTCGCGATCCTCGAGATCGCCGAACCGGTCGAACAGTTGCCGGTACTGCGCGCTGCGGTCGTCGAGGTTGTCGAGTTGCGCGGTGATCGACCGCATTGAGTCGCGGACGTTGTTCCAACTCGACTCCGCCGTACTCCACCGGTCCCGCAACTCCTGTTCGGCCAGGGAGGCCTCTTCGAGATCCGCCGGGATCGCCGGCTCGGGCGTCGCGGCCTGCCCGACGATGACCGCGAACAGGGAGTCGCGATCGAATGGAAGAAACTGAACTTCCACGTCGTTCACGGGTTCGGACGCGGCCTCGTCGGCCGTGACCTGCACGGTGATTCTGCCGCCACAGGCGGCCAGCAACGGGAGAATCGCAAGAAGCGGGGTCGCCACACGCAACTTCGACATCAATCGAACTCCAGTTGGGGTGTCCGGATAAGTGGGCGGAATCTAAGAAGCTCCTGCTAGCGGCGGTAGCCGTCCAAAAAGTAGCCGACCGGGTTCACCGCGCGGCCATCGACCCAGACCTCGTAGTGGAGATTCGGACCCGTCGCCGTCCCGGAGACACCGACCTCACCGAGGGTGTCGCCGCGCCGGACCTGGGCGCCCACGCGGACCGCGATTCGGCCCAGGTGAGCGTAGCGGCTCTCATAGCCATCGCCGTGGTCGATTTCGACGACGCGGCCGTACCCGCTCTTCGAGCCGGCGAACGTGACCCGCCCCGCCCCCGTCGCGATGACGGGCGTGCCGAAATCGGCCGAAATGTCGACGGCGGTGTGCGGACGCCGAAGCCCGAGCAGCGGATGCAGCCGGTTATAGCTGAAACCCGAGGAGATCCAGGAGTCTTCCGCAACGACCGGCCAGATCGAGGGAATGCGCTGATACCGCTCGCGCTGCGTCCCGACGGAATCCGCCGCCTCGGTGAGGCTGCTTCCAAGCAGATCCGCCCGTCGCAGCAACTGCTCGATGTCGACCACGACATCTTCGGCCTCCCGCGCCAGGTCCGGGGCGACCTCAAAGAACTCGTCGTTCGCCGGGGAGACGCCGCCGGGACCGCCGACTCCGACCGAGTAGACATCGGGATCAAGCAGCGGAAGGCCGGCGACGAGCCGGAACCTCTGTTCCCGCACGGAGAGATCGTCGAGCGCCTGGCTGAATTGGCCGCTGCGGCGCTCCATGGCCTGCAGGCTGCTGATCAGCTGCCGGTTCTCGGCTCGATAGCGCGCGAGCTGCTCCGCCGCATCCTGCCGCCCCAGCACGGTGGCGACAAAGGCGGAGGCCATCATCAGGAGCACGGCGGCCGCGATTCCGACAGCTTTCGCACGGCGCTTCTCGACGCGATAGCTGCGCGCGCGCCCGCCACTCCCGGGCAGTATCTGTATCGTCCAGTACGAAGGTGTTCTCAAGTCGTCCAGCCGTGAGAGGGGCGAAAAAAAGGCCGGTCAAAGCTACCCGGCCGGTCGCCGCGCGACGGTAACAACCCGCCCGCAGCCGCAACATCGACCGGTAAAGTTACTCGCGGGCGGCAACCAGTGTCAACGTTTTCCGGGCGGCGGCGCGGCGCTCGGATGCGGGGCGGTCAGCGGCGCGGGAAGAGCACGCCGCCCGGACGCACGGCCCGGAGCCCGGCCACGGACGGTTCGAGTCGCTCGAACGCCGGCGGCGATCCGTCGCCCCCCAGGGTCCGCCAGAGTTCGGCGGCCTTCCCCGGTGTGAAGGGGGCGAGCATCGCGGCCACCGTGCCGAGCGCCGCGATGAGCTGTGACAGGACCCCGTCGAGCGCACCCGCATCTTCGCCCGCCTCGCGCTCCGCCTTCGCCAGCGCCCAGGGCTTCGTCTCGTCCACGAACCCGTTCGCCGCGCGCACGACGTCGAACGCCGCCGCCAGGCCGCGGTGGAGCAGATAGCCGTCCATGGCCGCGCGGTATTCCGCGAGGGCGAGCGCCGCTCTCTCCGCGAGTTCTCCATCCCGCGGCGGCGGCACGTCCCCTCCGCGGTACCGCGAGACCATCGACACGACGCGATTCAGGAGGTTGCCGAGGTCGTTCGCGAGGTCCGTCGTGTAACGGCGGTCGAACTGCTCGATGAAGGCGTCCGTCGATGCGTAGTCGCGGTCGCCATCCCAGGGCACCTCCCGCAGCAGGAAATACCGCAGGGCGTCTGGCCCGTGCCGGTCGATGAGTTCGATGAGACCCAGTTCCGTTCCCGCCGACTTCGAGAGCTTGGCCCCGCCGATCCCGATGAAGCCGTGGCCCCACACGCTTTTCGCCGGCTCCACGCCGGCGGCCAGCAGCATGGCCGGCCAGTACACGCAGTGGAAGCGGGTGATGTCCTTGCCGATGATGTGGAGGTCGGCGGGCCAGAGCTTCCCGAACGCCTCGCCGTCCGGATAGCCGATGGCGGTGATGTAGTTCGACAGCGCGTCGAACCAGACGTAGACGGTGTGCCCCTCATCCCCCGGAAAGGGGACACCCCAGCGAATTCTGGAGCGGGAGGCCGAGATGTCGTCGAGTCCGGACTCCAGCAGCCGCATGATCTCGTTGCGCCGCGTGGCCGGCCGCACCGAGCCCGGGTCGTTCCGCAGCCGTTCGAGGAGCGTGTCTCGGTAGTCGGAGAGCCGGAAGAACCAGTTCTCCTCCTCCGTCCACTCGACTTCGCGCCCGGGGTGGAGCGGGCAGCGCCCGTCCGCCAGCTCCTCGTCTTTCTTGAAGGCTTCGCACCCGGCGCAGTAGTGGCCCTCGTACTTCGCGCGGCGGAAGTCCCCGTTCTCGGCGATCCGCTCCATGAGCGCGGTCACGCCGCGGTGGTGGCGCGGTTCCGAGGTCCGGATGAAGTCGTCGTTCGACAGGCCGAGGCGCCGCCAGATGTCGCGGAAGGCCTCGGCGATCCGGTCGACCCACTCCGCGGGCTCCGATCCCTGCTTCTCCGCCTCCTGCTGGACCTTCTGCCCGTGCTCGTCCATCCCGATGAGAAAATGGACGTCGTCCCCGCAGGCGCGCCGGTACCGGGCGATCGCGTCGGCGCCGATCTTCTCGATCGCGTGCCCCAGGTGCGGGTCGCCGTTCGAGTAATCGATCGCCGTCGTGAGATAGAATCGAGGCATGGGGAAGGCGGTGCGGAAGCTAGCGGCGGTCCAGGTCGGCGCGGCGGGCGGCACGCCTCTCGTCGCGCAGCTCGGCGAGCGGGATCGTACGGGTCTCTCCGTCCCCCGCCTCGAGCGACACGGTCTCCTCGAACAGGTCCCACGACTTCACGTTCTCGCGGCCTCTGGCGGTTCGAATCGTCCTGCCCACGGGCGGGAAGCGCTTCCGGGCCTGCGCGTACACGGCGTGCTCGTAGCGGAGACAATTC
This portion of the Candidatus Palauibacter australiensis genome encodes:
- a CDS encoding proline--tRNA ligase — protein: MNRTERTGQRVSNLFGMTLRQAPGETEIESHSLLLRAGYVRQIAAGIFSYLPLAWRSLRKIEQILREEMDQIDGQELSMPVVHPAELWQATGRWYDIDATMARFVDRRERDLLLAMTHEEVVAFHAASEIQSYRQLPAMVYHMQTKFRDELRSRGGLIRVREFIMKDSYSLDRDPEGLAKQYDRHYEAYERIGRRCALPLTAVRSDTGMMGGKIAHEFMYVTPIGEDSLALCDACGYAANREVAEFTLEPREGEMSPLERVHTPGTATIEEVTGLLGISAPETGKMVFYMGSFAGEEGAREEKLIAAIVRGDLEVNPIQVQNLAGALELRPAHEEDIAAAGMVPGFASPVGVEPGAAIFVVDRWVVESPNLVLGANETDYHLRNVCCGRDYEPTVVGSVALAFEGARCGRCDDGLRMARGVEVGNIFQLGTRYSEGLEATYTDEDGTERPIWMGSYGIGTGRLLACVAEEHRDDYGLKLPISVAPYHVSLVSLAREEETWATADRVFEELCAGGIEVIYDDRRDLRAGVKFNDADLRGLPLRLVIGERSLEAGGAELSHRGVRESRIIPLDDLVAELRQEIDTLMSRLALDD
- a CDS encoding M28 family metallopeptidase; this translates as MIVVLATAVAIPLAARPLRGQEAGQPAAELAALHNIVAAVSTARVEADIRRLAGFGTRHTLSDTLSDTRGIGAARRWIKAEFDAISAACGGCLEVSYQTSLVVGAARIPEETAIVNVLAIQRGTTDPGRYVVMSGDIDSRATGALDGVTDAPGANDNASGMAGVLEAARVLTQYEFNGSIIYAGLSGEEQGLFGGRHMAEVALDEGWRLQAVLNNDMIGNIQGQNGVSDNTIARIFAEGTRADETEQVAGRRRVTGGEVDSPSRNLARFVDRLVDGYVPNLDMMMVYRLDRFGRGGHHRPFNDAGFPAVRIMEANEDYRRQHQDIRVEDGVEYGDVIDEVEFDFAAKLTAVNAISLAAMAWAPAPPRNVAIQGAVRPSTTLRWDPVPPDRAPNLAGYRVYWRLTDAPQWQWSVFAGDVTEHTLENIVIDNYLFGVASVSEDGYESPVVFPWPIGAFEPLVWTRPDPGS
- a CDS encoding M50 family metallopeptidase; this encodes MNDQSKRRVRFLAAFVGLFAVVWFLWDTPFVYPVKLFVVLMHEISHGLATLATGGQILAIEVTPREGGLCRCPGGNAFLSLSAGYLGSLLWGGLMIWSAERFPTLSSWFSAVLAATVGGMTLLFAQESFAVAFGLAFSAALLAVAWRASAAVNRVLLTALGLTSCLYAVLDIKSDILDRPELRSDARMLAELTGVPTLVWGGLWIAVALLFCFVLFRWAWRRA
- a CDS encoding DUF402 domain-containing protein gives rise to the protein MGLDLLGARRRALRAARRIPDDAPRVDVEVRRGSHVQRFRQELLADGPRWKITLQILDADFAPVRIDEATTLRPGSLLMWFLRPGQPFEIGAFYHGRGAFQGYYINLIRPPRLESSPWVIEDLYLDVWLPEGGAGVLLDEDELDAALARAELSAAEADEVRRVGARLLARSKRSRRSGRLGWLPRTVGRSPAESVPALRLRRDAPGTFHAARISGRIIAFGLYLMAAVSATSAGFAAFTDAFLVAGPAQHAWRLTVLGEAFLLAPLALGGWLPATRWPQPPLTDERSLFIATLAAGLAVLALSERTAWAGALLPVYATLGLFSLVFAVCRWWFDRKAPVFALAGVAMTLVALAILIAT
- a CDS encoding 3-hydroxyacyl-CoA dehydrogenase NAD-binding domain-containing protein; the encoded protein is MADKPTPLRLEIDADKIAWLIFDAPDSQVNLLNLQVMQRLDRYLAELESRIATGHPIALVIWSAKPDTFIAGADVNEIAEVEDEEDAHRKSAMGQRIFNRLARLGIPKVAAIRGACLGGGTELALACDWRLASDASATTIGLPEIQLGLIPGFGGSVRLPRLIGIQRALSMILTGRSLSASHAYRYGLVDQLFDDTGFHHSVAQVALDAVLGRVERELPHETARDRFLENTRLGRRLLFRGARKRVRSASGTRYPAALKAIDVIEETQDLPIDEALAIESEALGEVATTDVSRNLVRLFRGGRAANKTFAPEIAAQQREVKKVAVLGAGVMGGGIAELAAAHDIPVILKDIDRHALDVGLRHANELLQKAGKRGIIAPEEVGLKFALIHGTLDYERFGDVDVVIEAVVERLHVKQQVLRDVEAELPGHAVFATNTSSLSVTDLGRAAARPDRVVGLHFFNPVHRMPLVEIIRGESSSDAALATAVRLARRLGKTPVLVADRPGFIVNRLLAPYLNEVGFLLKDGADVVGIDRALKAFGLPMGPCRLLDEVGFDVAAHVAKEMARAFGDRMHPSAALETLTSLGRLGKKNDRGFYTYSDREERVDREVSRAFGSGGGGVRPEEIIDRCLLISVNEAMYALEEGVVAGPGDVDLAMVLGTGFPPFRGGPLAWAESRGAGAVRDRLLELQAQHGDRFAPAPGLKRLADTNGSFTSDAPWPAPESPSDM
- a CDS encoding M23 family metallopeptidase, translated to MRTPSYWTIQILPGSGGRARSYRVEKRRAKAVGIAAAVLLMMASAFVATVLGRQDAAEQLARYRAENRQLISSLQAMERRSGQFSQALDDLSVREQRFRLVAGLPLLDPDVYSVGVGGPGGVSPANDEFFEVAPDLAREAEDVVVDIEQLLRRADLLGSSLTEAADSVGTQRERYQRIPSIWPVVAEDSWISSGFSYNRLHPLLGLRRPHTAVDISADFGTPVIATGAGRVTFAGSKSGYGRVVEIDHGDGYESRYAHLGRIAVRVGAQVRRGDTLGEVGVSGTATGPNLHYEVWVDGRAVNPVGYFLDGYRR
- a CDS encoding class I tRNA ligase family protein is translated as MPRFYLTTAIDYSNGDPHLGHAIEKIGADAIARYRRACGDDVHFLIGMDEHGQKVQQEAEKQGSEPAEWVDRIAEAFRDIWRRLGLSNDDFIRTSEPRHHRGVTALMERIAENGDFRRAKYEGHYCAGCEAFKKDEELADGRCPLHPGREVEWTEEENWFFRLSDYRDTLLERLRNDPGSVRPATRRNEIMRLLESGLDDISASRSRIRWGVPFPGDEGHTVYVWFDALSNYITAIGYPDGEAFGKLWPADLHIIGKDITRFHCVYWPAMLLAAGVEPAKSVWGHGFIGIGGAKLSKSAGTELGLIELIDRHGPDALRYFLLREVPWDGDRDYASTDAFIEQFDRRYTTDLANDLGNLLNRVVSMVSRYRGGDVPPPRDGELAERAALALAEYRAAMDGYLLHRGLAAAFDVVRAANGFVDETKPWALAKAEREAGEDAGALDGVLSQLIAALGTVAAMLAPFTPGKAAELWRTLGGDGSPPAFERLEPSVAGLRAVRPGGVLFPRR